The genomic interval GCAGAGCACCATTCCCTGCTACTACTCGGATGGGGAGAACATCATCAGCGGGCTGGTCGGCACGGGTGAGCTGGTCCTGGGCACGAAGCGGATTCCCCTGGAGCGCGGCAAGGCCCAGTCCGTGCCGCCCAAGGAGCCGTTCCAGATCGTCAACCCCGGCCCCGAGCCCCTCATGGCGGAGATTCGCCCGGAACCCGCGCGTGAGTGGCAACCGGCGACGTCCTTCTGGGAAGCCCAGCCCGGGAAGTTCGTCACCGGGGACCAGGTGTTCTTCGAATACGTCTTCTCCACGCCCTGAAAAGACAGACCGACCATGCACCAGCCTCCGCTTCCTCCTCATGCCTCGGGTGTGCCGTGGGTGGGGGACTCCGTCGAGTTCGGACGGAACCCCAAGCGGTTCGTGTTGAAGCGGCAGGCCCGGTTCGGCCCGGTCTTCATGGGTCACATCCTCGGAGCGTCCACGGCCGTCATGGTGGGGCCGCAGGCGCTCCGGTTCGTCCTCTCATCGCATCGCCATCACTTCGTCTCAGGGCCCGGCTGGCCTCGCGGGCTGGGCATGTTGATGAGCGGGGCCCTGATGATGAAGGACGGCGACGTGCAACTGCGGACCCGCCGCCTCCTGGCGCCGGCGCTCGCGGGCTCGGCCCTGGCCAGCTACACGCCGGTGATGGAGGCGACGGCGCGGCGCCATCTGGACCGCTGGGTCCAGCAGGGCCGGCTGTCGCTCTACGACGGGCTCAAGGGGCTCACGTTCGACACCGCCAGCCAGCTGCTCTTCGGCACGCCCGAGGGTGCCGACACCGGGCGGCTGGGGCAGCTGTTCGCGACGTATACGGCGGGCATGCAGGGACTCCACCCCGTGGTGCCGCTGCGGGTGCCATTCACTCCCTTCGGGCGGGCCTTCGCGGCCCGCTCGCAGATGCTGCGAGAGGTGACTCGAATCATTCGGGAGCGGGAAGGGACCACCGGCTCGGATGCGTTGGCGAGGCTGCTCGAGTCGCGCAAGGAGCAGGGCGAAGGTTCAGGGGCCGACGCGCTCGCCGAGCAGGCCTTCTTCCTGCTCTTCGCGGGACATGAGAGCACGAGCTCGCTGACGACCTCGGCGTGCTTGGAGTTGTCGCGGCATCCCGGCCTGCTCGACACCGCGCGCGAGGAGGCGCAATCGTTGGGGGAGGGCCCGCTCACGATGGAGCGCGTGGAGCGGCTGCCCTTCCTGGAGCAGGTGCTGCTGGAGACGGAGCGGCTCCATCCGCCGTTCTCGGGCAGCTTCCGGCAGGTGGTGAAGCCCTTCGAGTTCAACGGCTTCCGGGTGCCCGAGGGCTGCCGGGTCTTCTACTCCATCAACGGGACGCACGGAGACCCCGCGACGTTCCCGGAGCCGGAGCGCTTCACCCCGGAGCGCTTCACCCCGGAGGCGGCCCGATGTGCCCGGCATGAGCTGGGATTGGTGGGCTTTGGCGCGGGCCCGCGAAGCTGCCTGGGCATGGGCTTCGCGAAGCTCCAGGCGAAGGTCGTCCTCGCGCTCCTGCTGCGGGACTACGAGTGGAGCCTCCTGCCGAAACAGAGCCTGGACCTCGTGTATCTGCCCTCGCTCTTTCCAAAGGACCATCTGCGGGTCTCGTTCCGGCGGCGCGCCGCCGAGGAGCCCCGGCGCAGGGGGACGGCATGAACAAGGTGCGGATCGGCAAGGTCGTCATCGTCGGGGGTGGTGTCGCGGGCAGCAGTCTGGCCATCCATCTGGCGCGGGCGGGCCGCGAGGTGCTCATCGTGGACCGGCCCCTGAAGCTGGACCTGCTCGTGGGTGAGTCGCTGTTGCCGCCCGCCACGGCCATGCTCCAGGAGCTGGGCATCGAGGATCAGGTGAAGGCGTGCTCCACGCTCAAGCGCGGCGTGGCCTTCGTCATGCGCACCGGGCGCGTGCTGCTGCTCAACCTCCAGACGCTGACGGGCCTGTCCGCGTCCTACGCGTACAACGTCCCCCGTCCTCGCTTCGACGAGCTCTTGCGGACGCGGGCCCAGGAGGTGGGCGTGCGAGTGGTGCATCACGCCGCGCGCCTCCAGGTGGACGGGGGCCGCGTGGAGCTCTCACCGGAGACGTTGGAGGCCTGTGGGCTCCAGCAACCGCCGGACCTCGTGATTGATGCCACCGGACGTGCGCGCATGTTTGGCCGGGCCATGGAGCTGCCGGGCGTGGCGGGCAAGCGCAACGACACGTGTCACTTCGCCCACTTCGAGAACGTCGAGCTGGGCGTCACGTTGCCGGGCTGCGCGGTCATCACGGCGATGAAGACGGGGTGGGCCTGGCGCATCCCTCTGCCGGACCGGATGAGCGTGGGCGTGGTGCAGGACACTGCTCACCTCACCGCCTATGGCAGCACGCCCGAGGAGCGGCTCGAGCAGGCCTTGCGCGACGACCCCATCATGGCCGCCGCCACGCGCGACGGGCGGCGGCTCACTGGGGCACGCGTCTACAACAACTACCAATGGCGCTATGAACGCTTCCGGGGACCGAACTGGGTGCTCGTGGGGGACGCTGCGGGCTTCGTCGACCCCACGCTGTCCTCGGGTGTGCTCCTGTCGCTCCAGGGCGCCTCTGGCCTTGCGAAGGCACTCACGTCGGATGACGTCTCGAGCGCGCTCAACCGCTGGGAGGCGACCTATCGCGAGAACATCGCCACCTGGCAGGAGCTGGTGGACTCGTTCTACGACGGGCGGCTGTTCGCCATGATCATGCAGGGCGAGGACTTCGCGCGGAACAACGAGCTGCTTGGGCCCTTCAACCGGCACATGGAGCGCAACGTGGCTGGCGCCGTGCTGGGCGCGCGGACGACCCATTGGTACAGCCAGCGGCTGGTGCGGATGATCATCAACCACGGGCTGGTGCGATACCAGCCCGGGGAGTGGGCCATCCGCTGAGGCCTGGTGCTCAGCTCGCCGCGGACCGCGCGAAAGGGCAGGTGCCGCGGCGGACCGGCAGCCCCTCCGCGGGCACCAGGTGGATGCCATCCGCCTTGGGAACCACACGGGGCGTGGCCAGCTCCAGTCCGGCCTGGAGAATCATGGCGGCGGTGACCACCTTGAGCTCCAGCAGCGCGAACTTCTGCCCCAGGCAGCGCCGGTTCCCGCCGCCGAACGTCGTCCACTTGTGCGCGGCGGGAGGACTGCCCAGGAAGCGCTCCGCACGGAAGTCGTCCGGCTCCGAGTAGAGGTCTCTGCGCCGGTGCAGCAGATAGGGGGAGTTGATCAACACGGTGTCCGCCGGGAGCTCGTACTCGCGCAGACGCATGGGCGCCTTGAGCACCCGTCCACCGCAGATGGGCGACAGCGAGCGGTTGCGGAGGCACTCCTTGAGGACCGCGTCGAGGTAGGGGAGCGAGGACAGCCGCGACTCGTCGAGCTCTCCGCCGGTGTGGACGGTGTCCAGCTCCGCGCGCAGCCGCTCACGGACCTCGGGCAGGGCCATCAGTCGCTCGGCCACCCAGGTCAACGCGACCGCCGTGGTCTCCAGTCCCGCGATGAGGAGCGCGACGGTCTCATCGCGTATCTCCCGGTCGGTCAGCCGCAGGCCGTCCTTTCCCTCGGCGCGGATGAGCAGGGACAGCACGTCCTCCGCGGTGGCGAGTCCCGGGTCGGCTCGCTTGCGTGCAATCTCCGCGAAGAGCAGCGCGTCGGTGTCGCGGACGATGCGGACGATTCGTCCCCAGGGACTCAAGGGGCCCAGGTCCCACCGCAGCGCGGGAATCAGCAGCATCTTCGAGCCCATGCCCAGGCTCGCCACCTGGGAGATGAGCTTGAGGAAGCGGCCATGGCCAGGCGCGGTGTCATCCAGGCCCAGCACCGTGCGGAAGATGATGCGCAGCGCGATGTCCTGCATCTGGGGTTGGAGCGGGAAGCGCTCGGTCCGGGGCCAGCGCTGGATGGCCGCGGTGGCAATGGCATACATCGCCCCCGCATGTCGCTCCACGTGCCCCCCTCGGAACGGCGCCTGGACCAGCTCGCGGCGGCGGGCGTGGGCTTCACCGTCCAGCGTGAGCGTGCAGTTCCATCCAGTCAGAGGGGAGAAGACGCTGCCGGCGGCCTCGCCCGCGTGAAGGAGGTCCGGGCTCCCGGTGTACATCTCCTTGAGGTCGTCTGGATTCGACAGACAGACCTGCTTCCGGCTCCCGGGGAACTGGAGCGTGAAGAGGTCGCCGAACCGCGTGACGCACTCGTCCAGGAACGCGAGGGGGTTTTGGAAGAAGCGGAAGCCCTGGACCGCCGCGGAGGCGGGGGGGCCAGGAGGCAGCTCATGTCTGGTCATGGACACACCTGGGACTGGCTCGAGAGGGACCCTGGAGTGCGAGAGCTATCACTGTAGAAGACTGTCAGTGTATCGCGTCTCGCTCACTTCGTTGGGAACCGGATGGAGATGAGTCCATGGACACGCACGCGGATGGAACGACGGCGGTGGATGTCCTGGTCGTAGGCTCGGGCGCTGGAGCCATGACAGCCGCGGTGCGCGCCGCGCACCTGGGCGCCAAGGTGCTGCTCATCGAAAAGAGTGCTCGTTACGGTGGTTCATCCGCCATGTCCGGCGGCTGTGTCTGGATTCCCAACAACCGCTTCATGAAGAAGGCGGGCATCGAGGACTCCGACGCGGAGGCGATGCGCTACCTGCGGACGCTCACCAAGGGCCGCATCGCCGAGGAGCGGCTGGAGGCGTGTGTCTCCGAAGGCCGCGCCATGGTCGACTTCCTCCAGGACCACTCGGACGTCGCCATGGGCATCATCCCCGCGTACCCGGACTACTATCCGGAGGTGCCTGGCGGGAAGAGCAGTGGCCGCTCGCTGGAGGCGTTGCCGTTCCACGGCTCGGAGCTGGGGGCGGACTTCTACGACATGCGGGAGAGCCATCCCCAGATGCTCTTCCTCGACGAGATCTCCCTCTCGTTCCCCGAGTCGCGCCACGCGATGCACCGGCGTCCAGGCTGGGTGGGCCTGATGATGAAGACCCTGGCTCGCTACTGGCTGGACGTGAAGGGCCGGCTGAAAGGCCGCAGGGACCGGCGCGTCTGCCTGGGCGCCGCGCTGGTGGCCCGGCTTCGGGGGACGCTGGCGAAGCAGGGCGTGCCCCTGTGGCTGAACACGGGCTTCAAGGACTTCGTCGTCGAGCAGGGCCGGGTGGTAGGCGTGGTCGCGAGCCGAGGCGGACAGGCGTGCCGTATCCTCGCGCGCCAGGGCGTCATCCTCGCGGCCGGAGGGTTCGAGCGGAACAACGCCATGCGCGAGAAGTATCTGCCCGCGCCTACCAAGGCGGAGTGGAGCACGGGCAACCCGGAGAACACGGGTGATGTCATCTCGGCGGGCATGAACCTGGGCGCCGCGACGGACTTCATGGAGGACGCATGGTGGGGACCCACCAATCCGATTCCAGGCCGGCGCGCGGGTGTGGCGTACATGTTCGTCACGGAGCGCTCCGTTCCAGGAGGCATCCTGGTGAACCGCGACGGCGTGCGGGTCGTCAACGAGTCCGCGCCCTACAGCGACATCGTGAGGGCGATGTACGCAACGCCGGACAGCGAGGGGCGGCCGAGTGTCCCGCTCTACCTGGTGGTCGACGCCGCGTTCCGGCGCAGGTTCAGCCTGGGGCCCATCATGCCCGGCGTGCCGGACGCCAAGGTGCCCAAGCACTTGTTCGAGCAGCGCTTCCTCGTCCGGGGAAACACCCTGGATGACCTGGCGGCGCAGGTGGGCATCCGCGCGGACGGCTTGAGGGAGACCGCCGAGAAGATGAACCGCTACGCACGCGAGGGGAAGGACCCGGACTTCCATCGCGGTGACAGTCTTTACGACGCCTGCTGGTCGGATGCGTCCTATGGGCGCAATCCCTGTCTCGGGACGCTGGCCGAGCCGCCGTTCTACGCGGTGGAGGTGTATCCCGGCGACATCGGAAGCCGGGGGGGCTTGCGGGTGGATGCCCATGCACGGGTGCTGCGCGCGGACCAGGAACTCATCCCGGGGCTGTATGCCATTGGAAACTGCTCCGCGCCTGTCTATGGGGACAGCTATCCGGGGGCAGGGGCCACGCTGGGTCCGGCGATGACCTTTGGCTACGTGGCCGCGAACCGGGCCCTGGCCGGCGGCGCGTGAAGGTGCGTCTGGAAGGCGAGGCGCTGTCCGCCCGAAGACGCCGCCTCGCGGGCCCCTGGAGGGGGTTGACGACGTCCCGTACCTTGGTGCGTGGCTGTTGTCGCGCGCGAAGGAGGCCGGGGCATGCACGGCTGGGTGAGCAGGGTGGTGCTGGTGCTCGTCTCGGTGGGAAGCAGCGCCCGCGCGGAGGCCCCGGACGAGGTGAGCCACAAGGTGGAGTTGCTCATGGACTGCGGCTTCCTCGCGGGAAGCGAACGGCTCACCGTCGTGGTGAGCGCTCCGAAGTCCGTGGCCCAGGGGCGCTCCTACACGCTGACCTTCCAGAATGGCGAAGGTATCGTGCCGAAGAGCCGGGGGCCCATCAAGATCCACGAGATTCACGACATCGAGCTCACCCTCGGCTTCGCGTCCACGGCCCGCCTGGTTCCGGGCTCGGTGAGCCTGGAAGGGGGGCTCAACGTGGGGGAGACCTCGGTCTTCATCGATGCTCGGAACAACCAGCTCACCTATGTCCTCGCGACCAATGGGACCCGGATTCCGGCGGGGATGCGCTACACGCCGCCCCGGGTGCGCTGGCAGGTGCTCAACGAAGCCCAGCCGGGGGCCGAACTGCCGGTGCGCATCGAGCGCATCGCCATCCAGAGCCGCAGCAGCCTGGGAACGAAGCGCGTCGTCTGCAATCCGGAGCCGGAGGACTCGGTCCTCGTGCGCACCCGCTCGGTGGCCATGTCCCGCTGAGGCTGGGCGCGCGAGGGACGTGTCCTCCAGGAGGTGGGCATGACTGAGCCATGGGGGCCGTGGGTGATGTGGCTGCGGAGCATCCGCCTGGAGGACGTGGGGCGCGTGGGCGCGAAGGCGGCGCGGCTGGGGCAACTGGTCCACGGCGGCTTCGACGTGCCCGATGGCTTCGCGCTCACCGTGGACGTGCTCGCGCACTTCCTCCATCACCATGGCTTGAGCGTCAGCAGTGACGCCAGGGTCCTCCACGAGTCGCCGCTGCCCGAGGACGTGTCCGCGCGGCTCGGGGCGGCCCTGACGGAGCTGGGGGAGGGCGCGGTGGCGGTGCGCTCCTCGGGTGTGGAGGAGGATGGCGCGGCGGCCTCCTTCGCGGGCCAGTACGACACGGTGCTCGACGTGCGAGGCCTGGAGGCGCTCGAGGCCGCGGTGCGCCGGTGCTGGGCGTCCGCGCTCGGCGAGCGGGTGCGCCTGTATGCGAAGCGGCGGGGGCGCGAGGTGTCGCTTCGGATGGGGGTGTTCGTCCAGAGGATGCTGTCTCCAGAAGCCGCGGGGGTGATGTTCACCGCCCATCCGGTGACGGGGGCTCGAGGCGAGGTGCTCATCCATTCCGTGCGAGGACTGGCCGAGCGCCTGGTGTCCGGCGAATGTGTCCCGGACGAGTGGACGGTGCGCGGAGACGACGTGCGGTGCCATGCGAATGTCGAGCACAGCCTGACGGCCGCGCAGGCCCATGCGCTGGCGATGCTGGCGCGCCGGGTGGAGCGGCTCTGTGGCCAACCCCAGGACATCGAGTGGGCGTTGACGGGCGGCCGGCTGCTGCTGCTCCAGGCGCGCCCCATCAGCGCGTTGCCCGGCCCGGCGGCGCGGGCTCCGGCGCATTGAAGCGCCGGGCCTCGCCGCCAGGTGATGGAGGGTCAGACGTCCGGCAGCGGCCGTCCATGCACGCGGGCGACGATGCTGTCGAACAGGTCCCGGGCGCTCACGGCCATGTCGCTGGGCCCCACGGTGGCGCCCTTGCCCTGCACCACGATTTCCAGCTTCGTGGTGGTGTCGTTCACCTGGTGGACGACGATGGAGTGCTGGGCGCGTTCGACGTATGAGCTGCCGGAGGTCTTCCGGGCCACTTCGATGATGCGGACAGGGGCCTCGACGGTGCCTTCCACGACACCCAGGCGGAACGTCATCTCGAACTCGATGGTGATGAAGTTCCGCACGATGTTGTGCGTGCGGAAGCTCACATCGTAGTCGGGCTCGACGTTCCAGGTGACACGCCACTCGTCGATCTGCCGACGGTCGACCAGGGTGTCCGGATTCTTCATCGCCTCGAACACGGCCAGGATGGGCGCATGCACGAAGCCCCGGCCATGGCCGAAGACGACGTCATCCTTGCCCGTGCCATCCACGGTGGAGAGCCGCTCCGGGTAGGGATCTCCAGCCTGCGCGGTGGGCTCCGGCGCGGTGGATTCCTCGAGCGGCTCCAGTCCCGGCGGCGCCGGGGTTTCCTCCGAGCTGTCGCAAGCCGACAGCAGCGCGGTGGAGAGCAGTGCCACCGCGAAAAGCCGAGCACGCATGGAAACCTCCCGTGTCCTTCGAATGAACTTCGTGGGACGACGTGTTGCCATGGCAGTCTTTCCTGACGGTGGAGGTGCGATTCCAGGCCCCCCGCGCCGTGCGTCACGATGTTGTTCATCTATCAATAGTCGGTGAGCCCAGTCCCCAGCCCGCCAACCCGCCGGATGTCCGCGCGGAGCCCCTCCCATGAGCCGCCTCGGGTTCACCCTGGCGACACAATCTGTTGCGTTCTTGCAACACGGAGTCTCATCCGAGGAACACGACGCGACGGATGTTGTCGTTGGTGCGACGAGCCCTGGTGCGATGTGTCGCAAAATACCTGCATCCACTCGCCGGCTCTTCAGAAGCCTCGCTTCGAGCTGCGTGATGTGTTGCTGTAGCGTAATCCGCATCAACATTGTTCGATTGTGAGAAATAAAAAAGATTGATCTGGCTGGATATTGTCGCCTAGTTTGGACAAGGCAGAGTCCTGGCTTTTGGGGAATGACAGGCTTGACTCCTCTCGGTGAATACATCCGAGGCGGAGGTCTTCGTGCGAGGTTTCAACGCGAGTTGGGGGCAGGTGTCATGGAGGAGTCGCGTTTCCGGCCGATTGCCATTGTCGGCATGGGGGGCGTATTCCCGAAAGCAGCCAATCCCGAGGCATTCTGGGAGCGGTTGCAGACGGGGCCCACCGCCATTCGAGAGCTGAATGAGCGTGAATTGCAACGGACAGGCTATTACGACGCGGACAGAGCCGCCGCGGACCGGACGTATTGCAAGCATGCCGCCCCGTTGGATGAGCTGACGCTCGATTTCCGGAAGTATCGCATTCCACCCAAGGTCGCCCAGGATATGCACCGCACGCAGCTCGCGTTCCTGGAGGCGACCGCGCAGGCGCTCGCGGATTCTCAGGCGGTGGTGAGAGGCGTGGCGCCGGAGCGGATTGGCTTCACGTTGGGCTCACTCGGTGGGGGGCTTCGCCCGGACACGCGGGTCCGCACGCGTCTGTTGGATATGGACGCGTGTCTTTCACGTGCCCTGCGTGAGGTTCAGCTGGACGAGCCGCTGGCTGAAGACATCCGGATGTCGACGGTCCGACGGGTCGAGCAGGAGATGGCGGGTATCACCGAGGACGAAGCCATCGCCTCCTTCAGCAGTGTATGGGTGGGGCGGGCCGCCAAGCTCTTCGACATCCGAGGTCCCCACGCCACGGTGGATGCGGGTTATGCCTCCACGCTGGCCGCCCTCCAGACGGCGAGTGCCCAGCTGAACGCGGGGGACTGTGACGTGGCGTTGGCCGCGGGATGCAGTCAGTTGCTCACACCGCATGACCTGGTCGCGTTCAGCAAGCTGGGGGGCCTGTCCGTCTCGACGCTGGCGCCGTTTGATCGCCGGGCCAGCGGGACGTTGTTGGGGGAGGGGGTGGGCGTCTTCGTCCTGCGCCGGCTGGATGACGCGCTGTCGGCGGGCGAGCGAGTCTACGCGGTCCTGCGTGGCATCGGCGCGGCGTCGGACGGGCGAGGCAAGTCCCTCATGGCGCCCAACTCGCGGGGGCAGGTGCTCGCGATGCGCCGGGCCTATGCGCAGGCGGGCTACGCGCCTTCCAGCGTGCAGTACGTGGAGTGCCATGCCACGGGCACCATCCTGGGCGACGTCACGGAGTTCCAGAGCCTGAAGGAAGTCTTTGGCGGGCAGCTCGCGGCGGGGAGCGTCCGGCTGGGGGGCGTCAAGGAGTTGACGGGGCACCTCCAGGCGGCGGCGGGGGCGGCGGGGCTCATGAAGGCCACCCTCGCGCTGCACCACAAGGTCCTGTTGCCGCAGCATTCGTTCGAGGAGTCGGCGGAGGGAATCGACCTCCAGCAGAGTCCTTTCTACATCTCGAACCAGGGCACGCCCTGGCCCGAGGTGACGCAGGGCCTCCGGCGCGCGTCGGTCAGCGCGTTCAGCTTTGGCGGCATCAACTACCACCTGACGCTGGAGGAGTTCTCCCAGGCGTATCACTCGGACCTGGTCCGGACGCTCAACGCGCCTCAGCCCGCGGAGCCCGTCGCCATCGTGGGATTGGGAGGTGTCTTTCCCCAGGCGGGCAATGCGCAAGAGCTCTGGGAGAACCTGCTGCACAAGCGCTGCGCCATCGGAGAGATTCCCGCAGAGCGCGCGCCCATCGACCGTTACCTGGACCCGACGCGGCAGAGCAAGGTCCGGCCCTACACCAACCTCGCGGGCTACATCGTCGACGGCGCCTGGCCACAGGAGCAGGTCCGTGTGCCGCCGAAGATGGCCTCGCAGATTGACCGGGGCCACAGCTGGACGATGAAGGCGGCCCTGCAAGCCCTCTCCGATGTCGGAGCGAGCCAGCGGGCCGTGGACCCCTCCCGCATCGGTGTGGTGATGGGGTACCTGCCGCCGCTGGAGCGCGAGTTCCAGACGCAGGCGCGCGTGTACTACGCGGAGTTCGACGCCCGGCTCGCGGAGCAGCTCCGGAGTCACGGCGTCGACGATGCGACGGCGGCGCGGCTGCGCGAGGTCTCCGAGCGGCTCTACAAGAGCGAGCTGCCCCCCATCACGGAAGACACATTGCTGGGGTACCTGGGGAGCCTGTCGGTGGGGCGCGTCGCACATCACCTGGACCTCCAGGGGCCGATGCTCATGGTGGAGAGCGCTTGTGCCTCCAGCCTGGCGGCGCTGGACATCGCCATGAACCAACTGCGCACCCGGCAGTGTGACCAGGTGCTCGTCGGGGGCATGTACGCGTCGCTGGGCGTGGATGCCCTGAGCCAGTGCTGCTCGTTTGGCGGGCTGTCGCAGAAGGGCTCCTTTCCGTTCGATGCACGGGCCGACGGCTACATCACGAGCGAGGGTGCCGCGCTCATCGCCGTGAAGCGCTTGTCCGACGCGGAGGCCGCGGGAGACCGCATCTACGCGGTGGTGCGCTCGGTGGCGGGGGCCACGGACCCGAAGAGCGCCTCCATCTGGGCTCCGTCCTCGGAAGGACAGGTGCAGGCGGTTCGCAGGGCGGTGGAGAAGGCGGGCGTCAAGCCCACGGAGGTCCAGTACGTGGAGGGGCACGGAACGGGCACTCCCGTGGGTGACCCCATCGAGGTGCAGACGTATCAAGCCGTCTACGGACGGGCGCCCTCGGACGGAAAGCTGCTCCTGGGCTCCGTGAAGTCGAACGTCGGCCACTTGAACTCCGGCGCGGGCGCCGTGGCGTTGACCAAGGTCGCGCTGGCGCTGCATCACAAACAGGTCCCGCCGAACATCGGCTTCGAGAATCCCAACCCGCGCATCCCGTGGGAGCAGGTGTCCTTTGAGGTGCCGACCGAGGCGCGGCCTTGGGAGTTGGAGGGCCCGGGACTCCGGCGGGCCGGCGTGACGTCCTTCGGCTTGGGGGGAACGAGCTTCCACGCCGTCGTCGAGGAGTACCCGTCGAGCCCCCAGAAGCGCCCGCTCCAGGTGAGGACGCCTGAGCCCGAGCGCGCTCCTTACCTGGGGCTCTCCGGCACGAGCCGTGAGGACATCCTCCAGCAGGTGGGGCAGTGGCTCCAGTCGCTCGAGCGGGAGCCGGGCCTGGAGCTGAGAGGAGCACGAGGGGAGTCCTCGCTGCCGTGCCGCCTGGCCATGACCCTTCCAAAGGGCCCCGCCGCGCGCAAGGCGCTGGAGCGGGCTCGCACGTTGTTGGCGGGGACGGGCTCACCGAGCCTGCCGGAGCAGGGCATCTTCTTCTACGACAGCCGCGACGAGCGCCAGCTGCACCTGGGGAAGGTCGCGGCGGTCTTCCCGGGGCAGGGCCCGCAGTACGCGAACATGCTCCGGGAGCTGGCGGCGGAGTACCCGGTGGTTGCGCGGACGCTCGCGGAGGCCGACCAGGTCTTCACGTCGATGACAGGGGAGCCGCTCTCTCGGACGTTCTGGGTTCCGCCCGGGACGGAGGACACCTACCGGCAGGATGATGACACGGTCCATGCGGCGGTCTTCGTCGCGAACGTGGCGCTCTACCGGCTCATCCGAGAGCAGGGCATCCGGGTCGATGTCTTGCTGGGCCAGAGCGCGGGTGAGTACGCGGCGCTCGTCGCGAGCGGCGTGCTCTC from Myxococcus stipitatus carries:
- a CDS encoding cytochrome P450, with product MHQPPLPPHASGVPWVGDSVEFGRNPKRFVLKRQARFGPVFMGHILGASTAVMVGPQALRFVLSSHRHHFVSGPGWPRGLGMLMSGALMMKDGDVQLRTRRLLAPALAGSALASYTPVMEATARRHLDRWVQQGRLSLYDGLKGLTFDTASQLLFGTPEGADTGRLGQLFATYTAGMQGLHPVVPLRVPFTPFGRAFAARSQMLREVTRIIREREGTTGSDALARLLESRKEQGEGSGADALAEQAFFLLFAGHESTSSLTTSACLELSRHPGLLDTAREEAQSLGEGPLTMERVERLPFLEQVLLETERLHPPFSGSFRQVVKPFEFNGFRVPEGCRVFYSINGTHGDPATFPEPERFTPERFTPEAARCARHELGLVGFGAGPRSCLGMGFAKLQAKVVLALLLRDYEWSLLPKQSLDLVYLPSLFPKDHLRVSFRRRAAEEPRRRGTA
- a CDS encoding NAD(P)/FAD-dependent oxidoreductase; its protein translation is MNKVRIGKVVIVGGGVAGSSLAIHLARAGREVLIVDRPLKLDLLVGESLLPPATAMLQELGIEDQVKACSTLKRGVAFVMRTGRVLLLNLQTLTGLSASYAYNVPRPRFDELLRTRAQEVGVRVVHHAARLQVDGGRVELSPETLEACGLQQPPDLVIDATGRARMFGRAMELPGVAGKRNDTCHFAHFENVELGVTLPGCAVITAMKTGWAWRIPLPDRMSVGVVQDTAHLTAYGSTPEERLEQALRDDPIMAAATRDGRRLTGARVYNNYQWRYERFRGPNWVLVGDAAGFVDPTLSSGVLLSLQGASGLAKALTSDDVSSALNRWEATYRENIATWQELVDSFYDGRLFAMIMQGEDFARNNELLGPFNRHMERNVAGAVLGARTTHWYSQRLVRMIINHGLVRYQPGEWAIR
- a CDS encoding cytochrome P450; protein product: MTRHELPPGPPASAAVQGFRFFQNPLAFLDECVTRFGDLFTLQFPGSRKQVCLSNPDDLKEMYTGSPDLLHAGEAAGSVFSPLTGWNCTLTLDGEAHARRRELVQAPFRGGHVERHAGAMYAIATAAIQRWPRTERFPLQPQMQDIALRIIFRTVLGLDDTAPGHGRFLKLISQVASLGMGSKMLLIPALRWDLGPLSPWGRIVRIVRDTDALLFAEIARKRADPGLATAEDVLSLLIRAEGKDGLRLTDREIRDETVALLIAGLETTAVALTWVAERLMALPEVRERLRAELDTVHTGGELDESRLSSLPYLDAVLKECLRNRSLSPICGGRVLKAPMRLREYELPADTVLINSPYLLHRRRDLYSEPDDFRAERFLGSPPAAHKWTTFGGGNRRCLGQKFALLELKVVTAAMILQAGLELATPRVVPKADGIHLVPAEGLPVRRGTCPFARSAAS
- a CDS encoding FAD-binding protein, which codes for MDTHADGTTAVDVLVVGSGAGAMTAAVRAAHLGAKVLLIEKSARYGGSSAMSGGCVWIPNNRFMKKAGIEDSDAEAMRYLRTLTKGRIAEERLEACVSEGRAMVDFLQDHSDVAMGIIPAYPDYYPEVPGGKSSGRSLEALPFHGSELGADFYDMRESHPQMLFLDEISLSFPESRHAMHRRPGWVGLMMKTLARYWLDVKGRLKGRRDRRVCLGAALVARLRGTLAKQGVPLWLNTGFKDFVVEQGRVVGVVASRGGQACRILARQGVILAAGGFERNNAMREKYLPAPTKAEWSTGNPENTGDVISAGMNLGAATDFMEDAWWGPTNPIPGRRAGVAYMFVTERSVPGGILVNRDGVRVVNESAPYSDIVRAMYATPDSEGRPSVPLYLVVDAAFRRRFSLGPIMPGVPDAKVPKHLFEQRFLVRGNTLDDLAAQVGIRADGLRETAEKMNRYAREGKDPDFHRGDSLYDACWSDASYGRNPCLGTLAEPPFYAVEVYPGDIGSRGGLRVDAHARVLRADQELIPGLYAIGNCSAPVYGDSYPGAGATLGPAMTFGYVAANRALAGGA
- a CDS encoding PEP/pyruvate-binding domain-containing protein, translating into MTEPWGPWVMWLRSIRLEDVGRVGAKAARLGQLVHGGFDVPDGFALTVDVLAHFLHHHGLSVSSDARVLHESPLPEDVSARLGAALTELGEGAVAVRSSGVEEDGAAASFAGQYDTVLDVRGLEALEAAVRRCWASALGERVRLYAKRRGREVSLRMGVFVQRMLSPEAAGVMFTAHPVTGARGEVLIHSVRGLAERLVSGECVPDEWTVRGDDVRCHANVEHSLTAAQAHALAMLARRVERLCGQPQDIEWALTGGRLLLLQARPISALPGPAARAPAH